In Hydrogenispora ethanolica, one genomic interval encodes:
- a CDS encoding class I SAM-dependent methyltransferase, protein MQNFAMDLNRMAFFEGLAEQWDVVGTPPSPAKVAAFLEKVGLESGDRVLDLGTGTGLMIPYIFGWDPATVWAVDLSPKMLAKVREKYGTVYGDRLRLLQADVHQLPLEDGSLDKAICNGTFPHFHDKALALAQLHRVLSPGGTLAIHHFIGRNRLNAIHAQSANEWIRQDQLEPVTKLAALAGAAGFAVQMSIDSETEYGLIAVKP, encoded by the coding sequence ATGCAGAACTTCGCGATGGATCTTAACCGGATGGCATTCTTTGAAGGCCTGGCCGAACAATGGGACGTGGTCGGAACGCCGCCGTCTCCGGCAAAAGTTGCGGCTTTCCTGGAAAAAGTGGGGTTGGAATCCGGAGATAGAGTGCTCGATTTGGGTACCGGCACCGGGCTCATGATTCCGTATATCTTCGGCTGGGATCCGGCAACGGTCTGGGCGGTCGACTTATCCCCCAAAATGCTTGCCAAAGTGCGCGAGAAATATGGAACTGTCTATGGCGACAGGCTCCGGCTGTTACAGGCCGACGTTCACCAGCTGCCCTTGGAAGACGGCAGTCTGGACAAGGCCATTTGCAACGGCACGTTTCCGCATTTTCACGATAAAGCCTTGGCACTGGCTCAGCTCCACAGGGTTTTAAGTCCCGGCGGCACACTGGCCATCCACCATTTTATCGGAAGAAACCGGCTCAATGCGATCCATGCCCAATCGGCCAACGAATGGATTCGTCAGGACCAGCTTGAGCCGGTGACGAAATTAGCCGCGCTAGCCGGGGCAGCCGGATTTGCCGTTCAAATGAGCATCGACAGCGAGACCGAGTATGGCCTGATTGCGGTGAAGCCATGA
- a CDS encoding metal ABC transporter ATP-binding protein, which translates to MTNSSPIIAAGVSAITIADLWVGYGQAPVLRDLSLNLAAGRSLGIAGPNGSGKSTLFKAILGLIPPSRGEIAILGRRLAAERDRAWVRRQVGYVPQQLFPGRLPVSVLDAVLMGRWGKTFGFFKHPGAADRSAARQALLEVGLVGHERSDCRSLSGGEQQKVAIARALVRDASILLLDEPTTYLDQRSKADLVAMIERLRHQRRLTVVTVSHDAGHLREITDVILRLRDGRLEEMP; encoded by the coding sequence ATGACCAATTCCTCCCCAATAATTGCCGCCGGGGTTTCCGCGATTACCATCGCCGATCTGTGGGTCGGCTACGGCCAGGCTCCGGTGCTACGCGATCTCTCTCTGAATCTGGCGGCTGGCAGGTCGCTGGGGATCGCCGGGCCCAACGGCTCCGGCAAGTCTACCTTGTTCAAAGCGATTCTGGGACTCATCCCGCCAAGCCGCGGCGAGATTGCCATTCTGGGGCGGCGGCTCGCCGCCGAGCGGGATCGCGCCTGGGTCCGGCGCCAGGTGGGTTATGTGCCGCAACAGCTCTTTCCGGGCCGTTTGCCGGTTTCGGTCCTCGACGCCGTACTGATGGGGCGCTGGGGGAAGACTTTCGGTTTTTTCAAGCATCCCGGCGCCGCCGACCGGTCGGCGGCCCGTCAGGCATTGCTGGAGGTGGGGCTGGTCGGGCACGAGCGTTCCGATTGCCGTTCGCTGTCCGGCGGCGAACAGCAAAAAGTGGCCATTGCCCGCGCCTTGGTCCGCGACGCTTCCATCTTGCTCTTGGATGAACCCACCACCTACCTGGATCAACGATCCAAGGCGGATCTCGTGGCGATGATCGAGCGGCTCCGGCACCAACGGCGGCTCACTGTCGTTACGGTCAGCCACGATGCCGGCCATTTACGGGAGATTACCGACGTCATTCTCCGGTTACGGGATGGACGGTTGGAGGAGATGCCATGA